The sequence below is a genomic window from Halosolutus gelatinilyticus.
TACGCCGAAGCGGAGGTCGCGGAGATGCACGTCTTAGACTTCTTCGACGAGGACGAGCGCACTCGCATCGTCGAGGCCGTCGCGGAGGTGTTCGAGTCGGGGGACGCGCGCGTGGAATCCGCGTTCCTGACGAAAAACGGGAACCGCGTCCCGTACGAGTTCGTCGCGACCGCGCTCGAGGACCTCGACGGAAATCCGGTGTTAGCCGGCATCGGTCGGGACATCGGCGATCGCGTCGAGAAAGAGCGCCAGCTCTCGCGACTTATCGATAACATTCCCGGACTCGTCTACCGCGTCGAGAACGCCCCCGGATGGCCGACCGAGTTCGTCAGCGACGGCGTTCGCGACATCACTGGGCACAGTCCCGATGCGTTCGAGCGCGGCGACGTCACCTGGGACGAGATCACCGTTGGCCGGCACGAGCAGATCTGGGACGACGTACAAACGGCCCTGGACGAAAGGGAGCCGTACCACTTCGTCTTCCCTATCGAAACCGCCGACGGTGAGCGGCGCTGGGTCAAAGAGCAGGGCCGGGGCGTCTACGCCGACGACGGGTCGGTCGAAGCCCTCGAGGGCGTCCTCATCGACATCACGGAGCGCGTGCAGTACGAGCGGGAGTTAGAGCGGACCCGGCACCTCCTCGAGCAGTCCCAGCGCATGGCGGCGATCGGAGCCTGGGAGATCGACGTTCGCGGAACCGGGACGACGCGGATGACCGTGACCGACGAGGTGTACCGGATCCACGGCCTCCCGCCAGAGGCCGATTTCGACCTCGAGGACGGCAGCAAATTCTACCGACCCGAGGACTGGCAGCGGCTCCGAACCGCGATCGACGGCGCGATCGAACGCGGCGACGCCTACGACATCGAGGTTCGGTTGACGACGGCCGAAGGGGAGCAGCGGTGGGTCCGGACCATTGGAAAACCCGTCTTCGAGAACGGCGAGCGCCGGCCGATCGAGGGCGATCGGACCGCCACCGGCGACGGGAACGTCGTCGCGGTTCGCGGGACGTTCCAGGATGTCACGGAGCGGAAGCGCCGCGAGGAAGAACTCGAACGGACGAAGAACCTGCTCGATCACACCGAGAACCTCGCGAACGTCGGCGGCTGGGAAATCGACGTCAGGGACGGCGTGCCGTACGACAGCATCCAGACCGAGGGGATCTATCGGCTGCACGGCCTTCCGCTGGACGAGGAGTTTCCGGTCGAACGAGGGATCGAATTCGTCCACCCCGAGGACCGCGGAACCGTCGAACGAGCCATCGCGAGCCTGCTGGTCGACGACGAACCGTTCGATATCGAGCGACGGGTTCTCACGGCGGACGGCGACGTCCGGTGGGTTCGCGCGATCGGCGTTCCCGTCACGGCGGCCGGCGAGGTCGTCACGTACCGCGGCGCGATGGTGGACGTCACCGACCGAAAGCGCCGCGAGGAGGAGCTCGAACGGACGAAGAACATGCTCCAGCAGGCCCAGCGCATGACCGGAGTCGCCGGTTGGGAGGCGGACGTTTCGGACGGACCGCCGTACGCGCCCCGGTGGAGCGGGGCGATCTACGAGCTGTTCGAGGTCCCCTCCGGGACGCCGCTCGACGTCGACGAGGTGAACGACTTCTTCCACCTCGAAGACCCGGAAGAAGGACGGACGGCGTTCGATCGGGCGCTCGACGGGGGCGGCGGCTGGGATCACGAGGCCCGTCTCACGACGGCGGCGGGCAACGAGCGGTGGGTCCGAAGTATCGGCGAACTCGTCGAGGAGGACGGCGAACTCGTCAAACTCCGGGGGTCGATTCAGGACATCACCGAACAGAAGGAACGAGAGTTCGCGCTCGAGTCGTTACACGAGACGACGCGTGGACTGCTCGGCGCGGAAACCGAAGACGAGATCGCCGAACTGGTCGTCGACGCAGCCGAAGACGCGCTCGGCGTTCCCAGCGTCGCCGTCTACCTCCTCGACGCCGATTCGAACCGGCTCGAACCGACCGCGTTCACCCCCGGATTCGTCGAACTCTGCGAGGGCGCGCCGGCGGCAGCCACCCGAGAGTCCGTGCTGTGGGACGCCTTCATCCGGGGAGCCGCGACGTCGTTCACCGACTCGAGGGTCTTCGGCGAGGCCAGCGAGGACGGACTCGCGATCCCGATCGGCAACCACGGGGTGTTCGTCGTCGCCGATCGCTCGTCGCCGATCGACGCCGAGGTCCGGCAGTTGGTCGAGACGCTCGTCGCGACGACGGTAGCCGCGTTCGACCGACTCGAGAGCGAGGTCGCCCTTCGGAAACGCGACGTCGAACTCAACGCGCAGAACCGGCGGCTCAGACAGCACCAGCAGATCACCGACATCATCCGACGGATCGACCAGTCACTCATCGGCGCGGACAGTCGCGAGGAGATCGAGGCGGCCGTCTGCGAACGGCTGGTCGAGGCCGAAAACGTCGCCTTCGCGTGGATCGGCGCCTACGACGCCAGCGGGACGGAACTGGCGGCTCGGACCTGGGCGGGCACCGGCGAGGGCTATCTCGACGCGGTCACGCTCGCCGACGCGACGACCGGGGCCGATCCGGCCGCGATCGCCGCCCGCGAGGAGCGACCGATCGTCGTTCCAAACGTCGTCGAGGGGTTGAAAACCGAGGAGTGGCGCAAACGCGCGCTCGCGGACGGCTTCCACGCTGTCGCGAGCGTTCCGCTCTCCTTCGACGAGTACTTCTACGGCGTGCTCGCCGTCTACGCGGGCGAGCCGAACATGTTCAACGACCTGGAACGGACCGTGTTCGCGGAACTCGGCGAGAACATCGCGAACTCCATCAACGCCGTGGAGGCCCGGCAGGCGCTGCACACCGACGTCGCCGTCGAGGTCACGCTTCGGTTCGACGAGTCGGACGCGTTCCTCGCGACCGTCGCCCGGGAGGCGGACACGACGATCGAGTACGAAGGTCTCGCGACCCACTCCGACGACGAGACGAGACTATTCTTCACGGCCGGCGGCGATCCGACCGCCGTCGCGACGGCGCTGGACGACATTCTGATCGTCACCGATCACTGGTTGGTGACCCGATCGCCCGATCGGGCTCTCTTCGGGGCGACGGTCGCCGGGGAGGTGGTCGCCTCGCGACTCGTCCGTCACGGCGGGAGTCCGCAGTCGATCCGGGCGACCCCGTCGGAGATGACGGTCGTGGTCGACGTCCCGACGACGGTCGACGTCCGCGAGTTCGTCGAGATGCTTCGCGAGCGGTACCCGTCCGTCGAACTGACCGGCCGCCACGACACTCGGCGAGACGAACGACTGCGACAACAGCGGGTGACGTCGCTGGTCGAGACGCTCACTGACCGCCAGCGGGAGATCCTCCAGACGGCCTACCTGGCGGGGTTCTTCGAGTGGCCTCGCGAGAGCACCGGCGAGGACGTCGCCGAGATGCTCGACGTCAGCCAGCCGACGGTCAACCGGCACCTCAGACTCGGCCAGCGGCGTCTCTTCGAACAGTTGTTCGGGAGCGTGGGGACCGCCGCCGGGAACTGACGCCGGCGAACGGACGGAACTGCCTCGACTCGAACGTTCTTCCCGCTGGCGACCGATGAGTGACCCATGGCGTACGAGCGACTCGCAGCGCTGTCGGTGACGATCGACTCCGTCTCGACCGATCGCCTCGAGCGCGACACTTCGAGCGACTTCACGCGCGTGACGACCGAGTTCTCGCTGGCCGGCCCCGGTCCCGACGATCGGCCGGTCGTCGGGAAGGGCGAAGACGTTACCTACGACGCGGCGGAACACGACGCGCTCGTCGACCGCGAACTGCCGGACCTGACCGGCGAGTACACGATCGAGGCGTTCTCGCAACGCCTCGCGGACGTCGACCTCTTCCCCGCGGGAGCGCCCGATCGGGAGGTCTTTCGCAACTACCGCCGCTGGGGGCTCGAGAGCGCAGCGCTCGATCTCGCGCTGCGACAGGTGGAGACGGATCTCGCGAGCACGCTCGATCGCTCGCCCGAACCGCTGCGGTTCGTCGCCAGCACACGACTGGGCGAGCCGCCGACTCCGGATCGGCTCGTCGACCTGCGCGAGCGGGTCCCCGGCCTCGAGTTCAAACTCGATCCGACGCCGGCGTGGGACGACGACGTCGTGACGTCGATCGAGGACAGCGTCGGGACCGAAGCCGTCCGAATTCTCGATCTCAAGGGGCAGTACGAGGGGACCGAGGTCGACGCCCCGGCCGATCCCGACCTGTACCGGCGGGTGCTCGACGCCTTCCCCGAGGCCGTGATCGAGGATCCGGCGCTGACCCCGGAGACGGAACCGCTGTTCGACGATCCCGAGGTCCGATCGCGGGTCTCCTGGGACGCGCCGATCCACGGTCTCGCGGACGTCGAGGCCCTGCCGTGGGAGCCCGACTGGCTCAACGTCAAGCCCTCGCGGTTCGGCTCGATCGAGTCGCTGTTCGAGACGATTCGCCACTGCGCCGATCGCGGGATCAAAATGTACGGCGGCGGGCAGTTCGAACTCGGCGTCGGCCGCGGACAGATCCAGCTGCTGGCGTCACTTTGCTACCCGGAGACGCCGAACGACGTCGCCCCCGGCGCCTACAACGATCCCGAGGTCGCGGACGGACTTCCGGCGAGCCCGCTCGATCCGCCCGCGACGCCGATCGGCTTTCGGTGGGAAGCCGGCCCCGAACGCGAAACGGACTAATCGAGACGAGAGACCGGGCGGCGCTATCCCCGCCGAAGGCAGTGACCGAGGATCTCGGTCGCACATTCCGTGAGCCCGTACAGGGTCCTGTCCGTGTTCACGTAGAGCCAGCCGTCGGCGACGGCGATCGAGTTCTCGATACCCCAATCGAGTTCGTATCTACCGAGCACCTCGCCGTCGGACCGATCGATCACGAACACGGCCGAGCCGCCGACGTAGATCCGATCGCCGACGACCGCCGGCGCTCCGCTTTCGATCAGGTCGTCAGCCGACGGCCGCCCGCCGTCGGCGGTCCAGAGCCGATCGCCGGTCTCCGCGTCCCGGGCGACGAGTCGATCGTGAGCCGGATAGTAGATCGCGTCGTCGGTGGCCGCGAGGTGACGCGGCGCCCACGCCGATCGCGCACCGTCCGTCTTCGACCAACGAACCTCGCCGGTGGTCGCGTCGAGCGCGATCGCGCCGAGTTCCTCGGCGGCGTGCTCGTTCGTCGTCGCGAAGACGGTCCCGTTCGTGACGGTCGGCGCACTGTCGACGGGGAGCGATTCGGCCCACAGTTCGGTTCCGTCCGCCGCGTCGAGCGCTTTGACGCCCGCCCCGAATTCGGTGAGGTAGACCACCCCGTCGGCGACCGCGGGCGAGTAGACCAGCTGCCCCTCCCACGCCGAGAACTCGTGACGCCACCGCTCGCGTCCGTCCTCGACGTCGACGGCGTAGAACGTCGGTTCCCGATCGTCGGTCCCGATCTGTCGATAGTGGCCGACGTAGGCGGTCCCGGCGTCGACGCCAGGACTGATCGGCTGGTAGCTGAGCTGGCCGTCCCCGACGTTGTCGAAACACCACTTCTCGGTTCCGTCGGTGCCGATCGCACAGAGGCCGTTCGAAGTCTGGAACAGGACGGTTTCCCCGCCGCCGGCGAGCGCCAGGGAATCCGCGTGATAGTACGTCCCTCGGTCCTCTCGAGTCGTCGTGACGGGCACGCTCCACCGGCGGTCGCCCGTCGCCGGATCGAGCGCTTCGATCACGACGGTTCGTTCGCCGGCGGCGGGCGACGGCGGGCCGTCGGTGTAGCCGACGTAGACCGAGTCGCCGGCGAGCAGCGGCGAGACGCTGGTCCCGCCGCGGGAGGGGTGCTCGAAGCTCCAGGCGGTCGTCAGCGGCGGCTCGGGTCCGTCGACGTCGGGAGCGGCGGTCCCGGTCCGAGCGGAATCGTGTCCGCGCTGGGGCCACGATCCGGCCACGGCGGCGTCGTCGCTGAGTGCGCCGCACCCGGCGAGCGTCGCGCTTCCGAGCGTCGCGAGGACGGCGCGTCTGGAGGGCATGACGATACCCGCCGATCGGCGGATCGAGTGATAGCAGTTTTGGTACGTTCGGAGTTTTAACAGTAATACGGGGCCGAGGAATCGGAGACCGATCGCGATCGCAGCCCGATCGGTGGCCGAACGTCGATATCCCGTTCGATCGCAACTCGATCGGACGGGGATCGAGTTGCGCCCGAATCCGCGGTGTGGCGCCGTGACACGCCGTCGGCGCCGTTCCAAACCGTTTATACCCGTCGGTTGATTACCCCGGGATATGGCGAAACAGCAGCAAGAAGTTCGCGACCTCCAGGAAGGAAGTTACGTCATGATCGACGACGCGGCGTGTAAGATCAACGCCTACTCGACGGCCAAG
It includes:
- a CDS encoding PAS domain-containing protein, whose amino-acid sequence is MDSATAGEAERRERIRQQEVIVDLGQRALEIDDLDQFLREASAAVAETLDAEYASVLELRPDGEEITLRQGVGWPAGLVGEATVPADTDTQAGHALCRDDPVTVDDFESEDRFSGPALLAGRDVESGICTTIGSIEDPWGVLGVHATDRREFGDHDAVFVRSVANVLASAIDNEETRNEIEEIYGRISDAVYALDEEWRFTHVNERAEALIDFSGEGLEGKNIWDTFERAADSKLRREYERAMETQEAASFEFYYPDPLDAWYVVNVYPSETGLSVYFRDVTDRKDRERKLRERERQFRTLAENLNEVIWMTSADPAEFLYLNPVYEDVWGQDRETVYDDGMAFVEAIHPEDRDRVREAYRALPETEYDEEYRLVQPDDDVRWIHATAVPVRDGSGAVERIVGIAEDVTEHKERERELRETKRRLKLAIEGTNTGLWEWALATDEVTWNETLERAIGLEPGSFDGTFEAFTRRVHPDDMPHIESALDQAIETGELYQRELRMRHDDGGWRWAEVRGRVVGDPGSEHMIGIYHDVTRRKAREQQLRDRRQELKRYQEYTDDVLDAIDDVFYVLDEDGGLRRWNASLTGATGYAEAEVAEMHVLDFFDEDERTRIVEAVAEVFESGDARVESAFLTKNGNRVPYEFVATALEDLDGNPVLAGIGRDIGDRVEKERQLSRLIDNIPGLVYRVENAPGWPTEFVSDGVRDITGHSPDAFERGDVTWDEITVGRHEQIWDDVQTALDEREPYHFVFPIETADGERRWVKEQGRGVYADDGSVEALEGVLIDITERVQYERELERTRHLLEQSQRMAAIGAWEIDVRGTGTTRMTVTDEVYRIHGLPPEADFDLEDGSKFYRPEDWQRLRTAIDGAIERGDAYDIEVRLTTAEGEQRWVRTIGKPVFENGERRPIEGDRTATGDGNVVAVRGTFQDVTERKRREEELERTKNLLDHTENLANVGGWEIDVRDGVPYDSIQTEGIYRLHGLPLDEEFPVERGIEFVHPEDRGTVERAIASLLVDDEPFDIERRVLTADGDVRWVRAIGVPVTAAGEVVTYRGAMVDVTDRKRREEELERTKNMLQQAQRMTGVAGWEADVSDGPPYAPRWSGAIYELFEVPSGTPLDVDEVNDFFHLEDPEEGRTAFDRALDGGGGWDHEARLTTAAGNERWVRSIGELVEEDGELVKLRGSIQDITEQKEREFALESLHETTRGLLGAETEDEIAELVVDAAEDALGVPSVAVYLLDADSNRLEPTAFTPGFVELCEGAPAAATRESVLWDAFIRGAATSFTDSRVFGEASEDGLAIPIGNHGVFVVADRSSPIDAEVRQLVETLVATTVAAFDRLESEVALRKRDVELNAQNRRLRQHQQITDIIRRIDQSLIGADSREEIEAAVCERLVEAENVAFAWIGAYDASGTELAARTWAGTGEGYLDAVTLADATTGADPAAIAAREERPIVVPNVVEGLKTEEWRKRALADGFHAVASVPLSFDEYFYGVLAVYAGEPNMFNDLERTVFAELGENIANSINAVEARQALHTDVAVEVTLRFDESDAFLATVAREADTTIEYEGLATHSDDETRLFFTAGGDPTAVATALDDILIVTDHWLVTRSPDRALFGATVAGEVVASRLVRHGGSPQSIRATPSEMTVVVDVPTTVDVREFVEMLRERYPSVELTGRHDTRRDERLRQQRVTSLVETLTDRQREILQTAYLAGFFEWPRESTGEDVAEMLDVSQPTVNRHLRLGQRRLFEQLFGSVGTAAGN
- a CDS encoding PQQ-binding-like beta-propeller repeat protein; translation: MPSRRAVLATLGSATLAGCGALSDDAAVAGSWPQRGHDSARTGTAAPDVDGPEPPLTTAWSFEHPSRGGTSVSPLLAGDSVYVGYTDGPPSPAAGERTVVIEALDPATGDRRWSVPVTTTREDRGTYYHADSLALAGGGETVLFQTSNGLCAIGTDGTEKWCFDNVGDGQLSYQPISPGVDAGTAYVGHYRQIGTDDREPTFYAVDVEDGRERWRHEFSAWEGQLVYSPAVADGVVYLTEFGAGVKALDAADGTELWAESLPVDSAPTVTNGTVFATTNEHAAEELGAIALDATTGEVRWSKTDGARSAWAPRHLAATDDAIYYPAHDRLVARDAETGDRLWTADGGRPSADDLIESGAPAVVGDRIYVGGSAVFVIDRSDGEVLGRYELDWGIENSIAVADGWLYVNTDRTLYGLTECATEILGHCLRRG